ttatttataatttttccaaatttaaaattactctcttttgctattattatttttatttatgatattatataatttaaaattattttttattaaaaatacaCCCGCTCAAAGCGGGGGACCACTCTAGTGTAGAATAAAAGCAATACACGAGATTCATAAAGTAACAATGACAACATAAAGCTTTTCATCTTTGGCAATGGATGGACCCCTCTGTTTATGTCTTGCTCAACAAACACTTTGGCATCCTTATAGCATTGCAAGACTCGGGTTTGACTCGGCAGCCTATAAGTATACTGCATGTTTCTCTTCTCATAACCATAATCACAAACATGGGTTGCTTACTAATCTTCTATCAGCTTCTCTGTCTTCTGTTGTTTTGCTTGAGTTCTCAGCCTACTCTTTCATCCTCTTCATTTGCCCCTTCAGCGACACCCCTATGCTCTCACAACGAGGCTTTTGCTTTGATGAAATTTAAACGGTCCTTTTCCATCGACGAAACTGCTTCTTTGGGATGCGAATATTCTAGCACCCCATCTTATCCTAAGACTGATTCGTGGAAGGAAGGGACTGATTGCTGCTCATGGGATGGAGTCACTTGCGACAATATAACAGGCCATGTGATTGGCCTTGACCTTAGTTGCAGTTGGTTATATGGTGCCATTCCTTCCAATAGCAGTCTTTTCCATCTTCCACATCTGCAGAACCTTAACCTCGCACAGAACCATTTTAACTTTTCCAAGATGTCATCTGAGTTTGCTcggtttaaaagtctaaagcTACTCAACCTCACGGACTCAGTCTTTGCAGGACAAATTCCACTCCAAATCTCCCACTTGTCAAAGTTGGTTTCACTTGATCTCTCTCGGAATTATCTTCAAACAATTGACAAACGTACTTTGGGAGGACTTGTTCAGAACCTAACAGAGGTGAGACAACTGTTTCTTCATGGAATCAACATGTCTTCTATTAATCCTATTGTCTTGATGAATATATCCTCTTCTTTAAGCTCTCTTAGTCTTGAAGGTTGTGGTTTGCAAGGAAAATTCCCAGAAAACATTTTTCACCTGCCAAACCTCAAGTTGCTCAATTTACGATACAATCATGATCTCAATATCTATCTTCCAAACTTCAACCAGAGCAACCATTTTGAGCTATTAGATCTAAGTCTTACAAATCTCTCTGGAGCATTGCCTAATTCCATTGGCAATTTAGTTTCATTGAAACATTTGGATCTAAGTTACACATCCCTCTCTGGAGCATTGCCTAATTCCATTGGTAATTTAGTTTCATTGAAAGATTTGGATCTACATCAGACGTCCCTCTCTGGAGCATTGCCTAATTCCATTGGCAATTTAGTTTCATTGGAAAATTTGGATCTAAGTTTTACGAATCTCTCTGGAGCATTGCGTAATCCCATCCGCAATCTACGATCTTTGAAGTATTTGTCTTTATCAGGGGCTCCTCTATGTCCTTGTTCACTTAACTTAATTCGTAACCTAGTTTCTTTGGAGGAATTGCATCTCGAAGCATGTAACATTTCAGGAATAATGCTGAGATCATTGGGGAATTATTTTAGTGGACAGATTCCATCCTCACTCACAAACCTATCTCAACTTAAATGGTTGGACATCTCTGACAATCAACTAGAAGGTTCCATTCCAAATGAGGTAACTGCTTTTCCTAATCTAATCCATCTAGacttatcttttaattttctcaacGGTACACTTCCTTCATGGTTGTATACCACTTCCTCATTAAAGTCCATAAATCTCCAACATAACTAGCTCAGTGGTCTGATTCCATCTTCAATATCTCAACTTGTGAACCTTACTAGGCTTGATGTATCATCAAATAATCTTAGTGGAATTGTAGAATCTGACCTGTTTTCAAAACTCCAAAATCTCCAATCCCTTGATCTTTCATATAACAATCTATACTtcaactctaaccataccagTACTGATTATACATTGCCTAATCTTTATTCTTTGTATCTGTCATCTTGCAATGTCAATAAATTCCCCCAATTTTTAAGAGGCTCAAAAGTTTTGGAAACGTTAGACCTTTCCAATAATAGAATCTACGGCAAGATTCCCAAATGGATGTGGGATGTTGGGAAAGACTCTTTGTTTTACTTAAATCTATCTCACAACTTTATGACAGAATTAGAGCAACTTCCATGGAAGAATATTGAAATTCTTGATCTCAGTTCGAATTTGATTCAAGGAGATCTTCTAATTCCACCTTTGACaacatctattttttttatctcaaatAACAATTTGAATGGAGAGATGTCTGATCTCATATGCAATGTGAGCTATCTTGAAATTTTAGACATATCTCACAACCATTTGAGTGGGATTATTCCGCAATGTTTTGGAAAATTAAGCAAAAGCCTTCGTATGTTGAATCTAGGGACAAACAAACTTCATGGAACCATTCCTTCAACAATTGCAAAGGGATGTCAATTGGAGAATCTTAATTTGAATGCTAATCAATTGGAAGGGCCTTTAACACGACCCATCCTTAATTGTAGAAGTCTACAAGTACTAGATTTGGGCAACAATAAGATCAATGCTACATTCCCTCATTGGCTGGGAAATCTTCAAGAGCTAAAAGTTCTTGtaatgaaatcaaatcaaatgcACGGTTCCATAAATGGCAAAATGCGTACGCATTATTTTCGTAAGTTGCAAATTTTGGATCTCTCCAACAACAGTTTTACAGGACAGTTGCCAACTGGGTACATAGAAAATTTCAAGGCTATGATGAAtgtcaaagaaaatagaaatgtCATGCCGTATATCGGGCGTTCTGATGTTACAATGGGTAACTTTTACAGCTATTCTGTTCATTTGATCGAAAAAGGGCAAGAGGTtgaattaatgaaaatatttgccACATTAACGATCATTGATTTATCAAATAACAAGTTTGAAGGAGAGATTCCAAGAGTTATTGGAAACCTTAGTTCAGTCATTGGGCTTAACCTTTCTCATAATTACCTTGTTGGTCATATTCCACCATCATTTGGAAATTTGATCAATCTTGAATGGTTAGATCTATCCTCAAACAAGCTGGATGGAAAGATTCCTGAGCAATTGCTGAATCTGACAATGCTTTCTTCCCTAAACCTTTCCAAGAATGAACTTGTTGGGCACATACCTGAAGGCAAACAATTCAACACATTTGAGAACAGTTCCTATGAAGGGAATACTGGATTATGCGGTTTTCCACTCTCTAGAGATTGCAGCAGTAATGAAGCACAACAGCCACCACCTTCAAATTTACAAGAAGAAGATGGCTCAAAATCTGAAATTAGATTTGGGTGGAAAGTTGTGCTAATCGGATACATGTCCGGATTTATGTTTGGAGTGGCTATGGGATATGCTGTTTTTTGGACCGGTCAACCCAAATGGATTGTGAGCTTGGTTGAAGCCAGACATCATCGAAGGCCAAAAAAGTCAAACAAGAATGCTCGCACTAGTCGGACAAGGAGTTGGTAATCATCAATGACACTGCAGGTACGTTAATTGTTGTTCATCAAATGCACTTTTTATTTAGCTGTTGATAGTTTCTTTTGGTTAAATCAAGGCCAATTGTTTGACTTCAGagttaaagaaaaacaaaggttagtaacaatatatatgttaaatttggcctatatatattatttcaagGCAAATATATATACGACAGcttcaaagtttttaaaaaGTAATCTGGTCTTTGCATGTTCATTTATTAACAACTTAGTCCatgttaattattataatacaggttttgttgaaattgatgaagaagaagatgaagaaatcaCAAAAGCTGCTGGAATTATTGATGACCCCACAATATGCgcgcttttcttttctttttttttctttttttttaacaaagcATGGTGTGCAATTTTCAAGAATAAAAGatgtttttcttttcgttTGGTCAAATATAACAGATGTTTAGGGTGGCTGTAATCTTCTTCTTTCAGTCTTTAGATTAGGTAGCTGCAATATAAATTACatctcaataaattaaaatttattttaaaccttgtactttatattaaaaatcttaataaattatttcaaaaaatattatattaaagttCGAGTCTTATTGTTTactgatttatttattaatttattatatgaatgtaatatgtgatatttatgaaaataattttaattaaaattaaaatttttacttataATTGTAATTATCTCAAAAGAAAATCTTACTTAGCTTTACTAAAGACAGTTTAAAGAtgtaaagttataaaatattaaagttCAGTTTAAAGAAGCTGAATCACAGGAAGACAAGGGAGTGGCTGAATTGAGAGATCATGAGTCACTAAGAGTAATAAAACTCTCTTAACTTTTTCGAGGCTTGCAGGATATGAGTGACTGTGGGGTGGAAGTAAAATACGAAAAGCTGCAAAGAGATTATGAGCGCCAAAGTAAGGAATTAACAGAGATGAGGAGAGCCTTTGAAGGGCTTAAGAGGGAGAACCAACTTAAGAGTAAAGAGTGTCAAGAAGCATGCAAATCTTTACAGGAGCTTCAAAATGAGCTTATGCGCAAATCAATGCATGTTGGAACAAATGAACTTAAGAGTAAGGAATTAACTGCCTAACACTTGCTTGCATATGGAACAAATGCTGTTATATCCATTTGTAGCCTTTGCAATTGAGGGACAAGTGAAAGAGAAGAGCAGATGGTTCTCATCATTGAGGGACCTGACCAGAAAATTGAAGGTATAAAATTGGAACTGAATGATGCATCTATAATTAATACAAAGCTAGaactttaatttcaaaattctaaGTTCCAATTTGCAGATAATGAAAATGGAACACATCAAGCTATCAGAGGAGGTATCCATGTATAATAATTGCTTCAAGGATATCAATGAAATTGGCTCTTCAATTCTGTCCAGAAGTAAGTTAGCATTTAGTCTGCACAGTTAATCATACTTTATAGTTTTTAATCACCTCATGAATCCATTTTCTTTAGCCTCTTTTATAATCCTATTATCATATTTCCAAAAGTAAACCAGCAAGCAGATTTGCATGAAGATCTCAAGATTAAATTTCTCAGAGGGgccaaagaaaggaaagaactcTACAACATGGTTCTAGAATTGTTAGCCACATTCAATATTCCATATTAAAATCTGAAATaggttgaaaattttgaaacttaaaattttcatttcttgcAGGAAACATAAGAGTCTTTTGCCGGTGTAGGCCTCTAAATTCTGAAGAAATAGCAGCAGGAGCTTCAATGGCTGTTGATTTTGAATCCGCGACAGATGGTGAACGCACTGTACTATCAAATGGTGCTCCTAGAAAACCGTTAAGTTTGATGCTGTTTTTGGCCCTCAAAAGACCAAGGTAATGCCATTTCTAGTAGGCTCActgcaaaatatttctaatGCTCCTTTCAGTGaatatttttgataatttacTTCTGTTTCTTGTCTTGTTTAGCTGATGTTTTCCAAGACAGGGCTCCATTGGCTACCTCAGTTCTAGATGGCTACAATGTCTGCATTTTTGCTTATGGACAGATAGGGACAGGAAAACCTTTTACAATGGAGGGTACAAAAGAAGCCCGTGGAGTAAATTTTAGGACTCTTGAGGAATTGTTTCGCATAATTAATGAGTGGCAGAAGTTATATCGATATGAGATATCAGTCAGTGTCTTAGAAGTATACAATGAACAGATAAGAGATTTACTGGTTTCAGGCTCTCAGCAAGGCTCGGAGCCAAAATGGCggggtaattttgttttaGCCTTTTTGCTTtgacatttttttcttttccagaaTTGTTATGCCAACTTTTGTTAGATAAGTGTCATACATCATTTTGTTGCTAATTCATCCCGATAAGAGATTAACTGTGTCCAAAtagtatcaatacattttagTTATCCTCATGCTAAAGTGTTATCGAGTgcagaattttctttttggatttcTTTCAGGTGTTAGAGGAAGAATTTTCCATGAACGCTCAATCttactaataaaattatgtgCTTGTCCCTAGCTAAATTCAGTGTGTAATATTGGTGATCTAAACTTTGCAACTTTCGCTGACTGAGGCTTCAGCTTTGATAAATGATTATccatttttatgaaatttcaaaTAGCTAACTCTTTTCACATCAATGTGGCTACTTGTAGGCTTGAAATAGGGCAAGTGGGTGAAGGAATGCATCATGTCCCAGGGCTTGTTGAAGCACATGTAAACAACATGAATGAGGTCTGGGAAGTCCTCCAGACTGGCAGTGATGCAAAGGCTGTTGGCTCAACCAATGCCAATGAGCATAGCAGTAGATCCCACTGGTCTGTCTGTCACagttgattttaaattcagtACTCGTCgcacaaaatgtgtttaaacacaaataaatgCCAGCTTGTGGGTCACTCTTGATGCAGCATACATTGTTGAATGGGGAATGCACAAAGAGCAAGCTATGATTGGTGGACCCAGCTGGAAGTGAACGAGTAGCAAAAACAGAAGTGCATGGAGAAAGGCTCAAGGAAACTCAAAATATTAACAGATGTCGTATCTGCTCTTGCTACTAAAAGCCCTCACATTCCTTTCAAGTTATAAAAATACAGAGATGAGTACTTCTAAATTAGTAAGAACATAGAAATCAGTAGTGTCTCATAGGTTTTAAACTTAACTGTACTTTAATCATGCAGGAATTCAAAGCTTACACGCTTGCTTCAAGACTCTCTAGGtacatttttatctttatacCCCCTAACAAGGAAATTATTCTGacataaatgataaaaacaagtcaagtttaaatttcctttattttttactttcatGGTCAAACTTCTGTTATTTCTTTCATAGGATTTCCACAGAGATAGAAGTAAAAAGCCTGATAATTAGGTTTAAGTTTGTTAGGGGGAGATTCAAAGACACTCATGTTTGTACAAAGCAGTCGTCAGGAGAATGACCTTGGTGAGACCCTATGCTCTCTGAACTTTGCAAATAGAGTGAGAGGGATAGAGTTGGGTCCGGCAAAGAAGCAAATGGACTGCTCAGAACTTCTGGGATGCAAACAGATGGTACAACCAGCAACTTATTGGCAACATTTCTTAAGCCTAATATATCATTTTGATGTTACCAATGACAATTCTTGTCTGGACGTAAAAGGTGGAGAAATCAAAGTCTCAGTTGAATCAGACTCCGACTTTTACTTCTTTGTTTAATGCCTTTAATTAACCTTGTAAAACACTATATCATTGTTAATACAAAGGCAGGGAAAGTGTGATTGAGAAAGGGCTTGGCCCTTACCACAGTACAGCACCACctgaatataattaaaactacTTTATCATTGTTAAGACCTTGCAAAACTATGTAGAGATTCGGAAGGAACATATATTTAGTACAGATAATATATTTGCAAAACTACTCAACTTTTCCACGTTAATATGTATGTCAGATAATTGAAGTGTAGCAAGACGTattgtaattaatttagtaCAGATTTCTCAATCAACAAAATGACTTTAATGGCAATTTAGATAAGGTCAGAGACTAACTATTTGATATATATTCAATATTCATCCTTTAATACATGTCACATTTTTGGCATATACATAAACTTTGTTGGCATGTAAGGTTCAAAGGCTAATTGTTTGTTATATATTCAACATTCACCATTAAGTACACGTCACATTTTCAACATATACATAGACTTTATTGGCATGTAAAGTCCAGAGGCTAGCTGTTTGATATATATTCAACATACACCATTAAATATATGTCACATTTTCGACATATACATATAGTTTATTTGGCATGTAAGGTCTAGAGGCTAACTGcttgatatatatattcaacatTCACCCTTACATACACATCACATTTTCAGCATATACATAGACTTTATTGGCATGTAAGGTCCAAAGACTAAttctttgatatatatatatatatatatatatattcaacatTTACCATTAAATACATGTTACATTTTTGGCATATACTTTATTGGCATGTATAGCACCCAAACATTCCTAAAGTCCTGATTAAGTGCATAGGTGGGGttattttgttgttattttcattttattgtaATTACAAAATCCAAAGTTAATTTACTTTGGTAATGAGTAATaaaattgcataattttcaaaaaatattaatctaGGATCTATTATAATaggaattgaaaattaaaaagtatacttgatttttaatatatgatttgatagcagaaacaaaaaaatttactctATTCAAGTATAGATTGATTGTCTAGATTTGTGAatcatacaaaaaaaattacataaaacaaaatcctTTTGATATCTTTGGAATTTTCAGTTAACGTGTCataactcttttttttatgtataaagtcataaatattaaaattagtttCATAGTTAATgacaaatttataattttaaaatttgagatataaaatttaaagagacCAATACATACATGGACTATTGTTCTATACACAATTGATGGGCTTTGTAAACATTACAAGTGGAGTTAGACTACTATCACATGTCTAGTTAATTATTACATAACCTATAGGGACATGTAAAAACCTTTTAATCTCATccctaaaatttaaaaattccaCAACTAGTTTATATGACAATTCTTGTATATtgtattataatattatatgtacaattaaaagttatatttaataacaatttAAGTTTGGCTCAGTAGTTGAAGAACATGGTTTGAATCCTTATTCTTGCAATTGTGCTTCTTTATTTtgtaccaaaaataaattgtttcaaatgttttcctcttttttttccctctgcTTATTATCTTTTCCTCCCTttctaacaaaaaataaagtccttttctttttattgcatGGTCAAGGGAAATTTTATTGGTCTCTAACCATATATCACTAACAGACATAATTATTGATCAACTTGTGGCTCAGAAATTCTTAGCATTCATATTGGAAATTCTTAACATTAATTCCAGTCCCAAAAGCAAGCTAAATTTGTTGCTGTAAGGTATAAGGCAGAGGTAAGTGGTTCAAGTGCTGCATTATAGGATGCCTTTCTAACTTTCTAACAACGTAGGAATACTCGAGCATTTTCCAATTACAagttagaaaataaaaagggaaaaacgACAAGTCCTCAATTGCTGATAAACAATCAAGGAATGCTCTGCTCATTCAACCCCAAGATTGTAGAAAAGATGGTGGAAGGTCTACTCTCAATTTCTCTGAACAGTCCTTTCTAActtttcctctttcttctttcaattCAGATTTctgaaaagaaaatgtgaTCCTTGCTCAAGACCTTTGAGGCCAACAAGTCTTCTATTCTATGCCGTAACAAGTCTTTGAGTAATTGAATCTTCAACACCGACTGCaacattttttatcttttagtgCAAAATTTTAGCTGcaattattttaatacaaCTAATTCCTTACAtaacatttaatatattttcatttggcTGCACTATTTAAAATGTAATCACTTGAACTAAATTAAAAGTGCCTCCGTCCTTTAACTTAGCAATATTTTCCTGAAAAATAGTTTACGGTTCAGGTCTCTCTTTTTCACTCTTGTAACTCTTTGCTCTTACTTCAACTTTTTTCTCCTACTTAACTTCTCACCAATTGTTTTCGATTTTATACTCAAATTTTTTCTGAGACAAGATtacataaatttatatatattggaaAATCCGAATCAAGTTCAGCCGAACAGGTTTTGGGGTGTTTacacaaaattgaaaatttttaatatgattaacTACAAGAaagctaaatttttttttttgtttctttatggttcatttttgttgtttgacAAAATGTATAGTTAAGGTTAAGGATGAATATAGTTGGGGTTTTGCTTATATATGATGTACTATCAGTGCGTAAATTCTACTACTGTTAATGAATTATATGTGAGGACATGTAACATTCAAACATGTCCCCTATGAAAGCAACTATTGTGCTTATCAATTTGCGAAACAAGGAATGAGACGCAGCACTTTATTCATTGCTTGGCTTTGATTCTGGTTATGCAAATAGAAAGAACTTGCTGTTATGATTGTTGTCTGTTGGCtctttgttttgattttggtTATGATTCTATTATGATGGGGTGTTATTTGGGTTTTTGTTTCAATGTAATTAAATTGGTTACATGAGCCTTTCCTGCTAGCTCGTTATCcagtagtttttattttacattCTATTCATGAAAATGCATGAATgactta
This sequence is a window from Theobroma cacao cultivar B97-61/B2 unplaced genomic scaffold, Criollo_cocoa_genome_V2, whole genome shotgun sequence. Protein-coding genes within it:
- the LOC108663954 gene encoding receptor-like protein 12, with protein sequence MDPSVYVLLNKHFGILIALQDSGLTRQPISILHVSLLITIITNMGCLLIFYQLLCLLLFCLSSQPTLSSSSFAPSATPLCSHNEAFALMKFKRSFSIDETASLGCEYSSTPSYPKTDSWKEGTDCCSWDGVTCDNITGHVIGLDLSCSWLYGAIPSNSSLFHLPHLQNLNLAQNHFNFSKMSSEFARFKSLKLLNLTDSVFAGQIPLQISHLSKLVSLDLSRNYLQTIDKRTLGGLVQNLTEVRQLFLHGINMSSINPIVLMNISSSLSSLSLEGCGLQGKFPENIFHLPNLKLLNLRYNHDLNIYLPNFNQSNHFELLDLSLTNLSGALPNSIGNLVSLKHLDLSYTSLSGALPNSIGNLVSLKDLDLHQTSLSGALPNSIGNLVSLENLDLSFTNLSGALRNPIRNLRSLKYLSLSGAPLCPCSLNLIRNLVSLEELHLEACNISGIMLRSLGNYFSGQIPSSLTNLSQLKWLDISDNQLEGSIPNEVTAFPNLIHLDLSFNFLNGTLPSSISQLVNLTRLDVSSNNLSGIVESDLFSKLQNLQSLDLSYNNLYFNSNHTSTDYTLPNLYSLYLSSCNVNKFPQFLRGSKVLETLDLSNNRIYGKIPKWMWDVGKDSLFYLNLSHNFMTELEQLPWKNIEILDLSSNLIQGDLLIPPLTTSIFFISNNNLNGEMSDLICNVSYLEILDISHNHLSGIIPQCFGKLSKSLRMLNLGTNKLHGTIPSTIAKGCQLENLNLNANQLEGPLTRPILNCRSLQVLDLGNNKINATFPHWLGNLQELKVLVMKSNQMHGSINGKMRTHYFRKLQILDLSNNSFTGQLPTGYIENFKAMMNVKENRNVMPYIGRSDVTMGNFYSYSVHLIEKGQEVELMKIFATLTIIDLSNNKFEGEIPRVIGNLSSVIGLNLSHNYLVGHIPPSFGNLINLEWLDLSSNKLDGKIPEQLLNLTMLSSLNLSKNELVGHIPEGKQFNTFENSSYEGNTGLCGFPLSRDCSSNEAQQPPPSNLQEEDGSKSEIRFGWKVVLIGYMSGFMFGVAMGYAVFWTGQPKWIVSLVEARHHRRPKKSNKNARTSRTRSW